In one window of Eleutherodactylus coqui strain aEleCoq1 chromosome 10, aEleCoq1.hap1, whole genome shotgun sequence DNA:
- the CIZ1 gene encoding cip1-interacting zinc finger protein isoform X2, producing the protein MFNQQQQQFQQLIQLQHLLQQHQHTVQQPAHHPQTAQHPHPAQHAAPRPLPNPVQHQQPQQMLNLRAANPARLLNPHPMIQRALLMQQMQGNLRGLNMVAPPMPPFFTAAARHSILGIPPMGVTVKAPSMGFPHIPFQQPRVYHKDHYKSSDAKKDVEPGSSVPGKNADNRNLERGISDLPPTASEADENLIPEDTENLTECSIIDPLEPSAKRARSSETGADKTSFTVKGTAADVAEERSVESQSPEGISGGRALKVTIQVRSESRTTALQPACAEKRRTSSSPRFCCYICKTSYHSLQNFQSHLVTAQHHQKIQDIQHLSNACLVTLLPTAKDGQSVVGSKDGKKKQMRWCNVCQVHFSCDLIRHRRTQEHKMAKRSLRPFCSVCNRHFKTPRKFVEHMKSPEHKQKSQEMKLREKESWSPEESEELITVDAVGCFEEDDDDDDDDDDNNDEEEEGISADDNSEDTECLPATVEDNITDHEEEEEEYNADTAYEIQSGEKEPCSLPRRTVCPGG; encoded by the exons ATGTTtaaccagcagcagcagcagttccagcaGCTCATCCAACTCCAGCATCTCCTGCAGCAGCATCAGCACACCGTGCAGCAGCCGGCACACCACCCGCAGACCGCACAGCACCCGCACCCTGCCCAGCATGCAGCACCCAG GCCGCTACCAAACCCCGTCCAGCACCAGCAACCACAGCAGATGTTGAACCTTCGGGCAGCCAATCCTGCCAGGCTTCTCAATCCTCACCCCATGATACAGCGGGCTTTACTGATGCAGCAAATGCAGG GTAACCTCCGGGGTCTCAACATGGTGGCACCGCCAATGCCTCCATTCTTTACAGCGGCTGCAAGGCACTCCATCCTGGGTATCCCTCCAATGGGGGTAACAGTGAAAGCTCCGAGCATGGGATTCCCACACATCCCTTTTCAGCAGCCCCGTGTGTATCACAAG GATCACTACAAGAGTTCTGATGCCAAGAAGGATGTTGAACCGGGCTCGTCTGTTCCAGGCAAAAATGCTGATAACAGAAACTTGGAGAGAGGAATCTCAGACCTTCCCCCAACGGCATCAGAAGCCGATGAGAATCTCATCCCAGAAG ACACCGAAAATCTAACCGAATGCAGCATCATCGACCCCCTTGAACCTTCAGCCAAGAGAGCAAGGAG CTCAGAGACGGGTGCAGATAAGACCAGCTTCACTGTAAAAG GGACAGCAGCAGATGTTGCTGAGGAGCGCAGCGTGGAGTCGCAGTCTCCAGAG GGTATAAGTGGTGGACGTGCATTGAAAGTGACTATCCAGGTTCGCAGTGAGAGTCGCACCACAGCTTTACAGCCGGCGTGTGCCGAAAAGAGACGTACGTCTAGCAGCCCCAGGTTCTGCTGCTATATCTGCAAAACCAGCTACCATAGCCTGCAG aatttccagtCTCATTTGGTAACAGCTCAACATCACCAGAAGATCCAGGACATCCAGCATCTCAGTAACGCCTGTCTGGTCACCCTTCTTCCCACTGCAAAAGATGGTCAGAGTGTTGTGGGGAGCAAAGACGG TAAGAAGAAGCAGATGAGGTGGTGCAATGTCTGCCAGGTTCACTTCAGCTGCGATCTCATCAGACATCGCCGGACTCAAGAACACAAG ATGGCTAAACGCTCCCTAAGACCATTTTGCAGCGTCTGCAACCGCCACTTCAAGACTCCTCGGAAGTTTGTGGAGCACATGAAGTCTCCTGAGCACAAGCAAAAATCCCAAGAG ATGAAGCTTCGTGAGAAAGAATCATGGAGCCCAGAGGAGTCAGAGGAGCTGATCACTGTGGACGCTGTGGGCTGTtttgaggaggacgatgacgacgatgatgatgatgacgacaaCAACGATGAAGAAGAAGAGGGTATCAGCGCTGATGACAATTCTGAGGATACAGAATGTCTCCCG GCTACGGTAGAGGACAATATCACCGatcatgaagaagaagaagaagaatacaACGCAGACACGGCCTACG AGATCCAAAGCGGAGAAAAAGAGCCATGCAGCCTTCCAAGGCGAACTGTCTGCCCAGGAGGATGA
- the CIZ1 gene encoding cip1-interacting zinc finger protein isoform X1, translated as MFNQQQQQFQQLIQLQHLLQQHQHTVQQPAHHPQTAQHPHPAQHAAPRPLPNPVQHQQPQQMLNLRAANPARLLNPHPMIQRALLMQQMQGNLRGLNMVAPPMPPFFTAAARHSILGIPPMGVTVKAPSMGFPHIPFQQPRVYHKDHYKSSDAKKDVEPGSSVPGKNADNRNLERGISDLPPTASEADENLIPEDTENLTECSIIDPLEPSAKRARSSETGADKTSFTVKGTAADVAEERSVESQSPEGISGGRALKVTIQVRSESRTTALQPACAEKRRTSSSPRFCCYICKTSYHSLQNFQSHLVTAQHHQKIQDIQHLSNACLVTLLPTAKDGQSVVGSKDGKKKQMRWCNVCQVHFSCDLIRHRRTQEHKMAKRSLRPFCSVCNRHFKTPRKFVEHMKSPEHKQKSQEMKLREKESWSPEESEELITVDAVGCFEEDDDDDDDDDDNNDEEEEGISADDNSEDTECLPATVEDNITDHEEEEEEYNADTAYGLDYMVPVAGYLCRLCHKFYPSDSAARLTHCKSLVHFQNVQRSKAEKKSHAAFQGELSAQEDENGNQGKVTDGGSDPLQGDGVKPANAHGARGGGGGGGGISATDTEDSFAVFDTIIGTSEEDSSCLLDQETLLIKKETDDGEQIDQVEMPRSDETSSTCRPSSLHRVR; from the exons ATGTTtaaccagcagcagcagcagttccagcaGCTCATCCAACTCCAGCATCTCCTGCAGCAGCATCAGCACACCGTGCAGCAGCCGGCACACCACCCGCAGACCGCACAGCACCCGCACCCTGCCCAGCATGCAGCACCCAG GCCGCTACCAAACCCCGTCCAGCACCAGCAACCACAGCAGATGTTGAACCTTCGGGCAGCCAATCCTGCCAGGCTTCTCAATCCTCACCCCATGATACAGCGGGCTTTACTGATGCAGCAAATGCAGG GTAACCTCCGGGGTCTCAACATGGTGGCACCGCCAATGCCTCCATTCTTTACAGCGGCTGCAAGGCACTCCATCCTGGGTATCCCTCCAATGGGGGTAACAGTGAAAGCTCCGAGCATGGGATTCCCACACATCCCTTTTCAGCAGCCCCGTGTGTATCACAAG GATCACTACAAGAGTTCTGATGCCAAGAAGGATGTTGAACCGGGCTCGTCTGTTCCAGGCAAAAATGCTGATAACAGAAACTTGGAGAGAGGAATCTCAGACCTTCCCCCAACGGCATCAGAAGCCGATGAGAATCTCATCCCAGAAG ACACCGAAAATCTAACCGAATGCAGCATCATCGACCCCCTTGAACCTTCAGCCAAGAGAGCAAGGAG CTCAGAGACGGGTGCAGATAAGACCAGCTTCACTGTAAAAG GGACAGCAGCAGATGTTGCTGAGGAGCGCAGCGTGGAGTCGCAGTCTCCAGAG GGTATAAGTGGTGGACGTGCATTGAAAGTGACTATCCAGGTTCGCAGTGAGAGTCGCACCACAGCTTTACAGCCGGCGTGTGCCGAAAAGAGACGTACGTCTAGCAGCCCCAGGTTCTGCTGCTATATCTGCAAAACCAGCTACCATAGCCTGCAG aatttccagtCTCATTTGGTAACAGCTCAACATCACCAGAAGATCCAGGACATCCAGCATCTCAGTAACGCCTGTCTGGTCACCCTTCTTCCCACTGCAAAAGATGGTCAGAGTGTTGTGGGGAGCAAAGACGG TAAGAAGAAGCAGATGAGGTGGTGCAATGTCTGCCAGGTTCACTTCAGCTGCGATCTCATCAGACATCGCCGGACTCAAGAACACAAG ATGGCTAAACGCTCCCTAAGACCATTTTGCAGCGTCTGCAACCGCCACTTCAAGACTCCTCGGAAGTTTGTGGAGCACATGAAGTCTCCTGAGCACAAGCAAAAATCCCAAGAG ATGAAGCTTCGTGAGAAAGAATCATGGAGCCCAGAGGAGTCAGAGGAGCTGATCACTGTGGACGCTGTGGGCTGTtttgaggaggacgatgacgacgatgatgatgatgacgacaaCAACGATGAAGAAGAAGAGGGTATCAGCGCTGATGACAATTCTGAGGATACAGAATGTCTCCCG GCTACGGTAGAGGACAATATCACCGatcatgaagaagaagaagaagaatacaACGCAGACACGGCCTACG GCCTGGATTATATGGTCCCCGTCGCGGGTTATCTCTGCAGGCTGTGTCACAAATTCTATCCTAGTGACTCTGCTGCTCGGCTCACACACTGCAAGTCCCTGGTGCATTTTCAGAACGTCCAG AGATCCAAAGCGGAGAAAAAGAGCCATGCAGCCTTCCAAGGCGAACTGTCTGCCCAGGAGGATGAAAACGGAAATCAGGGGAAGGTGACAGATGGAGGCTCAGACCCTCTGCAGGGTGATGGCGTTAAACCAGCAAACGCACATggcgcaagaggaggaggaggaggaggaggaggtatctCTGCAACTGATACAGAAGACTCTTTCGCAGTCTTTGATACCATCATCGGTACGAGCGAGGAAGACTCGAGCTGCTTGCTGGATCAAGAAACATTGCTCATCAAAAAGGAAACTGATGACGGAGAACAAATTGACCAAGTGGAAATGCCCCGTAGCGATGAAACCTCATCGACCTGCAGGCCATCTTCGCTCCACAGAGTCAGATAA